The following proteins are encoded in a genomic region of Sorangiineae bacterium MSr12523:
- a CDS encoding FAD-dependent monooxygenase — protein MVDVVIAGAGPVGCFLARELRLAGAQVVVLEAEKMRSPYSKALTMNSRSLELLQMRGLAERFMREGVLLPTAHYAVLDTRLALAPLDTKIPYTLALAQRRTEELLEAAAREFGAEFRFAHAVSALHHDEGGVEVHVRSADEGDYIVRARYVVGCDGARSTVRSSAGISFPGTDATMTAFQGDARLAQPPTVTAIVNERGGMMMLRQADGSFRVVIVDPTRMHIPKECPPAEEELRDAMRRIAGTDFGLTETLWLSRFGNATRQAASYRKGRIFLAGDAAHIHFPAGGQGMNVGLQDASNLGWKLGAVLRGAAPEALLDTYHDERHPIGADVLENTRAQEALIGFTPQIAALRATLAELLTAPEANRRLAEKVTGIGIDYGRDRAHPWVGRRLPDLPTTDGASAFQRMHAGHFLLLDGGVENASQLVEPWMDRITVAHADVAGVRPGLENAGAILVRPDGHVAGVLNAH, from the coding sequence ATGGTGGATGTGGTGATTGCGGGGGCGGGGCCGGTGGGGTGTTTTCTTGCGCGGGAGCTTCGGCTTGCGGGCGCGCAGGTCGTCGTTTTGGAAGCAGAGAAGATGCGCTCGCCCTATTCGAAGGCGCTCACGATGAACAGCCGCTCGCTGGAGTTGCTGCAGATGCGCGGACTGGCCGAGCGGTTCATGCGCGAGGGCGTGCTGCTGCCCACGGCGCACTATGCCGTGCTGGACACGCGCCTTGCGTTGGCACCGCTCGATACCAAGATTCCGTACACGCTGGCCCTTGCGCAACGGCGCACCGAGGAATTGCTCGAGGCCGCGGCCCGTGAATTCGGCGCGGAATTTCGCTTTGCACACGCCGTTTCGGCGCTCCATCACGACGAGGGCGGCGTCGAAGTGCACGTGCGCAGCGCCGACGAGGGCGACTACATCGTGAGGGCGCGTTACGTCGTTGGGTGCGACGGTGCACGAAGCACGGTGCGCTCGTCCGCGGGCATTTCGTTCCCGGGGACGGACGCGACCATGACCGCCTTCCAAGGCGACGCCCGGCTCGCGCAACCACCGACCGTGACCGCCATCGTCAACGAACGCGGCGGCATGATGATGCTGCGGCAAGCCGACGGCTCCTTCCGCGTCGTCATCGTCGACCCGACACGCATGCACATCCCAAAGGAGTGCCCTCCCGCCGAAGAAGAGCTACGGGATGCCATGCGCCGCATCGCCGGCACCGACTTTGGCCTCACCGAGACCCTCTGGCTATCGCGCTTCGGCAACGCCACCCGGCAAGCCGCCTCGTACCGAAAAGGCCGCATCTTCCTCGCCGGTGACGCGGCGCACATCCACTTCCCTGCCGGCGGCCAGGGCATGAACGTCGGCCTCCAAGATGCGAGCAACCTGGGTTGGAAGCTCGGCGCGGTCCTCCGCGGTGCAGCCCCCGAGGCCTTGCTCGACACCTACCACGACGAGCGACATCCCATTGGCGCGGACGTCCTCGAGAACACCCGGGCGCAGGAGGCCCTCATCGGATTCACTCCGCAGATCGCCGCGCTCCGCGCCACCCTGGCCGAGCTCCTGACTGCCCCCGAAGCCAACCGCCGCCTCGCCGAAAAGGTAACCGGCATCGGCATCGACTACGGCCGCGACCGCGCGCATCCGTGGGTCGGGCGTCGCCTGCCCGACCTTCCCACGACCGACGGCGCGAGCGCATTCCAACGGATGCACGCAGGGCACTTCCTCCTGCTCGACGGCGGCGTCGAAAACGCCTCGCAGCTGGTCGAGCCCTGGATGGATCGCATCACCGTCGCACATGCCGACGTCGCCGGCGTGCGCCCAGGCCTCGAGAACGCGGGAGCCATCCTGGTCCGCCCCGACGGCCACGTCGCCGGCGTTTTGAACGCGCACTGA
- a CDS encoding rhamnulokinase yields the protein MKTFAAVDLGASSGRVMVGSVGPRSLDLTEVHRFANRPVRVGETLHWDILALYKGILDGLRAAGPVDGIGIDSWAVDYGLLDARGALIGNPVHYRDERTARGVAEVLAKVPHEELYSQTGIQFQPFNTVFQLAAERGTPASSMAKQALLIPDLIGYWLTGVAGTELTNASTTGLLDPRASVWSRTLAEAAGVDVNLFPPLRRPGDELGRLLPHVRDEVGFDSTVYNVGSHDTASAVAGVPARADAHAAYVCAGTWSLVGLELEAPIRSEASRKANFTNEVGVDGTIRYLRNVTGLWLLQECQRVWEASTELDTLLREAAEVPARRSVVDANDPRFMPPGDMPARIASACEDAGQPVPRTRAETVRCILDSLAEAHRRAIDDAARLSGRRVDEVHIVGGGANNELLCQLTADACRLPVVAGPVEATALGNILVQARSAGAFEGGLAEMRALLRATQSLRRYAPK from the coding sequence GTGAAGACCTTTGCCGCGGTCGACCTTGGCGCGTCCAGCGGACGCGTCATGGTGGGAAGCGTGGGGCCGCGGTCCTTGGATCTCACCGAGGTCCATCGTTTTGCGAATCGCCCCGTGCGCGTGGGTGAAACGCTGCACTGGGATATCCTTGCATTGTACAAGGGTATCCTCGATGGATTGCGAGCCGCCGGCCCGGTCGACGGCATCGGCATCGATTCGTGGGCCGTCGATTATGGACTGCTCGATGCGCGGGGCGCCCTGATTGGCAATCCGGTTCACTACCGCGACGAGCGCACCGCGCGGGGCGTCGCCGAGGTGCTGGCCAAAGTTCCGCACGAAGAGCTTTATTCGCAAACGGGAATTCAGTTTCAGCCATTCAATACGGTCTTTCAGCTCGCCGCCGAGCGGGGGACGCCGGCGTCGTCGATGGCGAAGCAGGCGCTGCTCATTCCGGATTTAATCGGATATTGGCTCACCGGCGTCGCAGGCACCGAGCTGACCAATGCATCGACCACGGGCCTCCTCGATCCGCGCGCCAGCGTTTGGTCGCGCACTCTGGCGGAGGCCGCCGGCGTGGACGTGAATCTCTTTCCGCCGCTTCGGCGGCCGGGGGACGAGCTAGGACGGCTCCTTCCGCACGTGCGCGACGAAGTCGGCTTTGATTCCACGGTTTACAACGTCGGATCGCATGACACGGCATCGGCGGTGGCCGGCGTGCCCGCCCGAGCCGATGCGCACGCCGCCTACGTGTGCGCGGGCACCTGGTCGCTCGTGGGATTGGAGCTCGAAGCGCCGATTCGGAGCGAGGCGAGCCGCAAGGCGAATTTCACCAACGAAGTGGGCGTCGACGGCACCATTCGCTATTTGCGCAACGTCACTGGCCTTTGGCTCTTGCAAGAGTGCCAGCGCGTCTGGGAAGCCTCGACGGAGCTCGACACGCTCCTGCGCGAGGCCGCCGAGGTCCCTGCGCGTCGCAGCGTCGTGGACGCCAACGATCCGCGCTTCATGCCCCCCGGCGACATGCCCGCCCGCATCGCGAGCGCGTGCGAGGACGCAGGCCAGCCCGTCCCGCGAACCCGCGCCGAGACCGTGCGCTGCATTCTGGACAGCCTCGCGGAGGCCCACCGCCGGGCGATCGACGACGCCGCGCGGCTTTCCGGGCGGCGGGTCGACGAGGTTCATATCGTGGGCGGCGGCGCGAACAACGAGCTTCTCTGCCAGCTCACCGCGGATGCATGCCGCCTTCCCGTGGTGGCGGGCCCGGTGGAAGCGACCGCGCTGGGCAACATTCTGGTCCAGGCGCGTAGCGCCGGCGCCTTCGAGGGAGGCCTGGCGGAGATGCGCGCGCTCTTGCGGGCGACGCAATCGCTACGTCGGTATGCGCCGAAGTGA
- a CDS encoding response regulator transcription factor, whose translation MRILLLEDHDETRQAVESRLRGEGLAVVTARTLEEAGALLRAEPFDVLVLDRTVPDGDARDGLRAWRSTGIATPALFLTARDTVRDRVDGLDAGGDDYLTKPFAMAELFARVRALGRRGPLPQQPIVRIGEVEIDLGRREVRRAGVLLPLRPKERSVLELLASRQGRVVSREELVRHCWDAAETLASNVEEATIASLRRKLGVPGLVRTVRGVGYVLEDPCR comes from the coding sequence ATGCGCATTCTACTCCTCGAAGATCACGATGAAACCCGCCAGGCCGTCGAATCGCGGCTTCGTGGCGAGGGGCTCGCCGTGGTGACCGCACGCACGCTGGAGGAGGCCGGTGCGCTGCTGCGAGCTGAGCCCTTCGATGTGCTGGTGCTCGACCGCACCGTGCCGGATGGCGATGCGCGGGACGGTCTTCGGGCGTGGCGGAGCACGGGCATTGCGACGCCGGCGTTGTTCCTCACCGCACGCGACACCGTTCGCGATCGGGTCGACGGGCTCGATGCCGGCGGCGACGACTACCTCACCAAGCCATTTGCCATGGCCGAACTCTTCGCGCGCGTCCGTGCCCTCGGTCGCCGGGGTCCTTTGCCGCAGCAGCCCATCGTGCGGATCGGCGAGGTGGAGATCGATCTCGGCCGGCGCGAGGTGCGGCGCGCCGGTGTGCTCCTGCCCTTGCGGCCCAAAGAGCGCTCGGTCCTCGAGCTTCTCGCATCGAGGCAAGGGCGCGTGGTCTCGCGCGAGGAGCTGGTGCGGCATTGCTGGGATGCGGCGGAGACGCTCGCGTCGAACGTCGAGGAGGCCACCATCGCCTCGCTCCGGCGCAAGCTCGGGGTACCCGGCCTCGTTCGCACGGTGCGCGGCGTGGGATACGTCCTCGAGGATCCATGCCGCTGA
- the rhaI gene encoding L-rhamnose isomerase: MSASVKAKLRTQQIETPSWAYGNCGTRFKVFTQAGVPRTVEEKLDDAAQVHAFTGIAPRVALHIPWDKVDDYAKLSRHARALGIEIGAINANVFQDDDYKLGSVTNPDPAVRKKALAHLLECVDIMDQTGSRDLKLWFPDGTNYPGQDDMRTRQERLSEALMRVYDRLGKDQRMLLEYKLFEPAFYTMDVPDWGTAYAHCLQLGERAQVCVDTGHHAPGTNIEFIVAFLLRVKKLGAFDFNSRFYADDDLIVGAADPFQLFRIMYEVVRGGGFDRDAGVAFMLDQCHNIEPKIPGQIRSVCNVQEATAKALLVDREALVDAQRSGDVLRANEAFMDAFNTDVRPMLAELRQEMGLDPNPMEAYRRSGYQERIEAGRKSGKQSGWAA; encoded by the coding sequence ATGAGCGCGTCGGTCAAAGCAAAGTTACGCACGCAACAGATCGAGACGCCCTCGTGGGCCTACGGCAACTGTGGCACGCGTTTCAAAGTGTTCACGCAGGCGGGCGTGCCTCGCACCGTCGAGGAGAAGCTCGACGACGCGGCGCAAGTCCATGCCTTCACCGGAATCGCGCCACGCGTGGCATTGCACATCCCTTGGGACAAGGTCGACGACTACGCGAAGCTCTCGCGGCACGCACGTGCACTCGGGATCGAGATTGGCGCCATCAACGCCAACGTGTTCCAGGACGACGACTACAAACTGGGCAGCGTCACCAATCCCGATCCGGCGGTGCGCAAGAAGGCCCTCGCGCACCTGCTCGAGTGCGTCGACATCATGGACCAAACCGGTTCGCGGGATCTCAAACTGTGGTTCCCCGACGGGACGAACTACCCCGGCCAAGACGATATGCGAACGCGGCAGGAGCGCCTGTCCGAGGCATTGATGCGGGTCTACGACCGGTTGGGAAAGGACCAGCGCATGTTGCTCGAATACAAACTATTCGAGCCGGCCTTCTATACGATGGATGTGCCCGATTGGGGCACCGCCTATGCGCACTGCCTGCAGCTCGGTGAGCGGGCACAGGTGTGTGTCGACACCGGTCATCATGCCCCGGGCACGAACATCGAATTCATCGTAGCCTTCCTCCTCCGAGTGAAGAAGCTGGGCGCCTTCGACTTCAATTCGCGCTTCTACGCCGATGACGATTTGATCGTGGGCGCGGCGGATCCCTTTCAATTGTTCCGAATCATGTACGAGGTGGTTCGCGGCGGCGGCTTCGACCGCGATGCCGGTGTCGCCTTCATGCTCGACCAGTGCCACAACATCGAGCCGAAAATCCCCGGCCAGATTCGCTCGGTGTGCAACGTTCAGGAGGCCACCGCCAAGGCGCTGCTGGTCGATCGCGAGGCGCTCGTCGACGCGCAACGCAGCGGCGACGTGCTGCGCGCCAACGAGGCCTTCATGGATGCCTTCAACACCGACGTGAGGCCCATGCTGGCCGAGCTGCGCCAAGAAATGGGGCTCGACCCGAATCCCATGGAGGCCTACCGCCGATCCGGCTACCAAGAGCGCATCGAGGCGGGGCGCAAGTCGGGCAAGCAATCGGGATGGGCGGCCTGA
- a CDS encoding bifunctional aldolase/short-chain dehydrogenase — protein MGGLMRIVDQLIARSNRLGADPANTNYAGGNTSAKGTDTDPVTGKPVELLWVKGSGGDLGTLTESGLAVLRLDRLRGLVDVYPGVEREDEMVAAFDFCLHGRGGAAPSIDTAMHGLVNAPHVDHLHPDSGIALATAADGEKLTRQCFGPRVVWVPWRRPGFQLGLDIARIQQENPQAIGCILGGHGITAWGNSSEEAEAHSLEIIRTAARFLKEHGSAEPFGPALDGYGPLPETERRARAAQLAPVIRGLASTDRRQVGHFTDAAPVLEFLARSKHPQLAMLGTSCPDHFLRTKVRPMVLDRPASAPLEDVIARLRELHVEYRKEYRAYYERHASADSPPMRGADPAIVLVPGVGMFSFGADAQTARVAGEFYINAINVMRGAEAVSRYAPIDEREKFRIEYWALEEAKLRRQPKPKALASRVALVTGAGSGIGKAIAKRLSAEGACVVVTDRNAEAAQATARELGNRDKAIAVPADVTDETQIAAAFAAGALAFGGVDLVVNNAGLSVSKSLLETSVQDWDLQHDVMARGSFLVSREGARMMIAQGGGGDIVYITSKNAVFAGPNNVAYGASKADQAHQVRLLAAELGAHGIRVNGVNPDGVVQGSGIFAGGWGAQRAAVYGVKEEELGAYYAQRTLLKREVLPEHVANAVFALTGGELTHTTGLHVPVDAGVAAAFLR, from the coding sequence ATGGGCGGCCTGATGCGCATCGTCGATCAATTGATTGCGCGCTCGAATCGGTTGGGGGCCGATCCGGCCAATACGAATTACGCAGGTGGCAATACTTCGGCGAAGGGTACCGATACCGATCCGGTGACGGGCAAGCCCGTGGAGCTGCTCTGGGTCAAAGGCTCGGGCGGCGACTTGGGTACGCTCACCGAGTCGGGGCTGGCCGTATTGCGTTTGGACCGACTGCGCGGCCTCGTGGACGTGTACCCGGGGGTCGAACGCGAAGACGAGATGGTCGCCGCGTTCGACTTTTGCCTGCACGGGCGAGGCGGCGCCGCCCCGTCGATCGACACGGCCATGCACGGCCTGGTCAATGCCCCGCACGTCGACCATTTGCACCCCGATTCGGGCATTGCGCTGGCCACGGCCGCCGATGGCGAAAAGCTCACCCGGCAATGCTTCGGCCCGCGGGTCGTGTGGGTGCCTTGGCGGCGGCCAGGATTTCAATTGGGATTGGATATCGCCCGCATTCAGCAGGAAAACCCCCAGGCCATCGGTTGCATTCTCGGCGGACATGGCATTACCGCTTGGGGCAATAGCTCCGAGGAGGCGGAGGCGCACTCGCTGGAGATCATCCGCACGGCCGCGCGTTTTCTGAAGGAGCACGGCTCCGCGGAACCCTTCGGCCCGGCGCTCGATGGATACGGGCCGCTGCCGGAGACCGAACGGCGTGCGCGCGCGGCGCAGCTCGCGCCGGTGATTCGAGGACTCGCCTCGACCGATCGGCGGCAGGTGGGGCACTTCACCGATGCCGCGCCGGTGCTCGAGTTTCTGGCTCGGAGCAAGCATCCCCAGCTGGCCATGCTGGGCACCTCGTGCCCGGACCATTTCCTTCGCACGAAGGTGCGGCCCATGGTGCTGGACCGCCCGGCCTCGGCACCCCTGGAGGACGTCATCGCGCGCCTGCGCGAACTTCACGTGGAGTACCGCAAGGAGTACCGCGCGTATTACGAGCGCCACGCGAGCGCGGATTCGCCGCCGATGCGCGGGGCCGATCCGGCCATCGTGCTGGTGCCCGGCGTGGGCATGTTCTCCTTCGGTGCGGATGCGCAGACGGCGCGCGTGGCCGGCGAGTTCTACATCAATGCCATCAACGTGATGCGCGGCGCCGAAGCCGTATCGCGGTATGCGCCCATCGACGAGCGCGAGAAATTCCGCATCGAATATTGGGCGCTCGAGGAAGCGAAATTGCGCCGCCAACCGAAGCCAAAGGCGCTGGCCTCGCGCGTGGCGCTGGTGACCGGTGCGGGCTCGGGCATCGGCAAAGCCATTGCGAAACGGCTCTCCGCGGAGGGCGCGTGCGTCGTGGTGACCGATCGCAACGCCGAAGCGGCGCAGGCGACCGCGCGCGAGCTGGGCAATCGCGACAAGGCCATTGCGGTGCCGGCCGACGTGACCGACGAAACGCAAATTGCCGCGGCGTTCGCCGCCGGGGCGCTGGCCTTCGGTGGCGTCGATCTGGTGGTGAACAACGCAGGCCTGTCCGTTTCGAAGTCGCTGCTCGAGACCAGCGTTCAAGACTGGGACCTGCAGCACGACGTGATGGCGCGCGGCTCGTTCTTGGTCTCGCGCGAAGGCGCCCGCATGATGATCGCGCAGGGCGGGGGCGGCGACATCGTGTACATCACCAGCAAAAATGCCGTGTTCGCGGGACCGAACAACGTGGCCTACGGCGCCAGCAAGGCCGATCAGGCCCACCAAGTGCGGCTCTTGGCCGCGGAGCTGGGCGCCCACGGGATCCGCGTCAATGGCGTGAACCCCGACGGGGTCGTCCAGGGCTCCGGCATTTTCGCCGGCGGGTGGGGCGCGCAGCGCGCGGCCGTTTACGGCGTCAAAGAGGAGGAGCTGGGCGCGTATTACGCCCAGCGCACCTTGCTCAAGCGCGAAGTGCTGCCCGAGCATGTCGCCAATGCCGTCTTTGCCCTCACGGGCGGCGAGCTTACCCACACCACCGGGCTTCACGTGCCCGTGGATGCGGGGGTAGCGGCCGCGTTCCTGCGGTGA
- a CDS encoding TetR/AcrR family transcriptional regulator C-terminal domain-containing protein: protein MPRLTKERILSEALALLDEVGTEALTMRRLADQLGVQAGALYWHYPNKQSLVAAMAEEMLTDTALQADGEPEKWRARIVEQLMALRRALLAHRDGARVFAGTFVAEPNTLTLGEVLLGALRDAGLGKREAAWSCSSLVHFVIGFVVEEQAAQGFDPATLTSQVDRERYPNIAAVKGPFTSQDFDARMKFGLNLMLDGIERGLESRGASSGGRTRRA from the coding sequence ATGCCGCGTCTCACGAAGGAACGAATTCTCAGCGAGGCGCTCGCTCTCTTGGACGAGGTCGGCACCGAAGCGTTGACCATGCGGCGCCTCGCCGACCAACTCGGTGTCCAGGCCGGTGCGCTCTATTGGCATTATCCGAACAAACAGAGCCTCGTGGCCGCCATGGCCGAAGAAATGCTCACCGACACCGCGCTCCAGGCCGACGGCGAACCCGAGAAATGGCGCGCGCGCATCGTCGAACAATTGATGGCGCTCCGCCGCGCCCTGCTCGCGCACCGCGATGGAGCCCGCGTCTTCGCGGGCACCTTCGTCGCGGAGCCAAACACATTGACCTTGGGGGAGGTGCTTCTCGGCGCCCTGCGCGACGCAGGGCTTGGAAAGAGGGAGGCCGCATGGTCATGCTCCAGCCTGGTGCACTTCGTCATTGGCTTCGTGGTCGAAGAACAGGCCGCGCAGGGCTTCGACCCCGCGACGCTGACGAGTCAGGTCGATCGCGAGAGGTACCCGAACATCGCCGCGGTCAAAGGACCGTTCACCAGTCAGGACTTCGACGCGCGCATGAAGTTCGGCCTGAACCTCATGCTCGACGGAATCGAGCGCGGCCTCGAATCGCGCGGTGCGTCGTCGGGAGGACGCACCCGCAGGGCTTGA
- a CDS encoding IS110 family transposase, translated as MRSVGLDLGARHIAYCEVCDGKVVERTSVQQIEQLKGRLGPGTLPAIVAFEAAREAWFVHDLLRTWGHEPKIVDTTRLKTIGIGHHKRKNDALDAEHLAIAVEQGRIPEAHVLSVEGRELREQLSVRQALVETRAGYVTTIRGLARAHGKRVATCDISNFVTHLEATEMNPGLQKLVAPLAAMLKVLDEQLVRVEEKLQNLAGRDPRIRLCATAPGVGLIVGATFMSVMDDAHRFKNAHAVSAYLGLVPSESTTGGPSKRRLGGITKQGNPHARAMLVQAAHSLLRTRKHAGDPIRLWGMNIAKKKGRSIAAVAVARRLAGVLWAMCRDGAFYDPNTATKGTFQKKSMRGSDETQRTVALRRATKKLQRRYTRRKTSEVTMT; from the coding sequence ATGCGTAGCGTAGGCCTGGATTTAGGAGCGCGCCACATCGCTTATTGCGAGGTGTGCGATGGGAAAGTCGTGGAGCGGACGAGCGTGCAACAGATCGAACAGCTCAAGGGTCGATTGGGGCCCGGGACGCTTCCGGCCATTGTCGCCTTCGAGGCAGCGCGAGAGGCTTGGTTCGTCCATGATCTCCTCCGAACCTGGGGACACGAGCCGAAGATCGTCGACACCACGCGACTCAAGACGATCGGGATAGGACACCACAAACGCAAGAACGATGCGCTCGATGCCGAGCACCTCGCCATCGCGGTCGAACAGGGGCGCATTCCCGAAGCCCACGTCCTATCGGTGGAAGGTCGAGAGCTTCGCGAGCAGTTGAGTGTCCGACAAGCGCTGGTTGAGACCCGCGCGGGTTACGTGACCACGATCCGCGGCCTCGCGCGTGCACATGGGAAACGTGTTGCTACGTGCGATATCAGCAACTTCGTGACGCACTTGGAAGCAACCGAGATGAATCCTGGCTTGCAGAAGCTTGTTGCGCCGTTAGCCGCCATGCTGAAAGTACTCGACGAGCAGCTCGTGAGAGTGGAAGAGAAGTTGCAGAACTTGGCAGGGCGAGATCCTCGGATACGTCTTTGCGCCACAGCCCCCGGTGTAGGGCTCATCGTCGGGGCCACGTTCATGTCCGTCATGGACGATGCCCACCGTTTCAAGAATGCCCATGCGGTGAGCGCCTATCTCGGACTCGTTCCGTCCGAATCGACCACGGGAGGACCGAGCAAGCGTCGTCTCGGAGGCATCACCAAACAAGGAAACCCTCACGCGCGAGCCATGCTCGTGCAAGCAGCCCACAGCCTACTGCGCACGCGCAAGCATGCCGGGGACCCCATTCGTCTTTGGGGAATGAACATCGCCAAGAAAAAAGGAAGATCGATCGCGGCTGTCGCCGTGGCCCGACGTCTTGCTGGTGTGCTCTGGGCGATGTGTCGTGATGGGGCTTTCTACGACCCGAATACGGCCACAAAGGGGACTTTCCAGAAAAAGAGCATGCGTGGAAGCGATGAAACTCAGCGCACCGTTGCGCTCCGGCGCGCGACCAAGAAACTTCAGCGGCGATACACTCGCCGTAAGACTTCGGAGGTCACCATGACGTGA
- a CDS encoding AraC family transcriptional regulator codes for MLPSETTLNIFAKPDPLRDILGDLRISGLSYGRCELREPWGIELPAQREARFHFVAAGSTLLKAPDGTWHRLDAGDVVLLPRGDAHALASSETVQCTPLPDIVREEIGHRTYRLALDGCHPPGAILFCSSVSFDAPSAHPLIELMPAQLIVRAAGEALEPLLRIMADEILAEKMGSATVLTRLADVVITRVIRTWSEAQPSNGDGWLSAIRDPKIGRALAAIHREPGRHWSLAALAHLAGCSSSSFRDRFTRSVGTPPAKYAARWRMHVAGTILRDQRLSNGEVGAKLGYDSVTAFTRAFRRITGKSPGSLRRIPT; via the coding sequence ATGTTGCCGAGCGAAACTACGTTGAACATTTTTGCCAAGCCCGATCCGCTCCGCGATATTCTGGGCGATCTTCGCATCAGCGGTTTGTCCTACGGTCGCTGCGAGCTTCGTGAACCGTGGGGTATCGAGCTGCCAGCGCAACGCGAAGCGCGCTTTCACTTCGTCGCCGCAGGTTCGACGCTCTTGAAGGCCCCCGACGGCACATGGCACCGCCTCGACGCGGGCGACGTCGTGCTCTTGCCGCGCGGCGATGCGCACGCGCTCGCATCGAGCGAAACGGTACAATGCACGCCGCTGCCGGACATCGTGCGCGAGGAGATCGGCCATCGCACCTATCGCCTGGCGCTCGATGGCTGCCATCCACCGGGTGCGATTCTTTTTTGCTCCAGCGTGTCCTTCGATGCGCCGTCGGCGCATCCTTTGATCGAGCTCATGCCCGCACAATTGATCGTCCGCGCGGCGGGCGAGGCACTCGAGCCGCTGTTGAGAATCATGGCGGACGAGATCCTCGCCGAGAAAATGGGCTCGGCCACCGTGCTCACGCGACTGGCGGACGTGGTCATCACCCGCGTGATCCGCACTTGGTCGGAAGCGCAGCCAAGCAACGGCGACGGATGGCTCTCGGCCATCCGCGATCCGAAAATCGGACGCGCGCTTGCGGCCATCCACCGGGAGCCCGGGCGGCATTGGTCGCTGGCAGCGTTGGCGCATCTCGCGGGCTGTTCCAGTTCCAGCTTCCGCGACCGCTTCACGCGGAGCGTGGGAACCCCGCCCGCGAAATACGCGGCGCGCTGGCGCATGCACGTGGCGGGCACGATCTTGCGCGACCAACGACTCAGCAACGGTGAGGTGGGGGCGAAACTCGGCTACGACTCGGTGACGGCGTTCACGCGTGCCTTCAGGCGCATCACGGGAAAGTCGCCGGGCTCACTTCGGCGCATACCGACGTAG
- a CDS encoding ATP-binding protein: protein MPLNDGHAPRARLELDRLARRTARVYSLAWSAALVALATFAVVAFGRARDADFDARLAVHATAVYGLTYFDAQGRYHVEPLVREPDIVHGPFDIYVVDSDDKTLLYATEPRRYAIDPNDLHAAPHDAVLANGQRIRVLTKTTFDDADRPRATIVVAGDPAPHRAEQTRFTVWIVMATAALAALGVLVARVMTERTLRPARRALEVRERFLQTAAHELRTPVTGLVAAVEAGSVEGPIAKLTHEASRVLEQVLAYARLDADLTEVHAEPLRLDLLVESLASEDIAIEAEPSIVRGDPRLLEVAIRNLLSNAERHGGGVRAVHVANGRVSVRDAGPGYPAGGSRGWGLGLGIVQRIAAIHGGTFSLRNHPDGGAVATFEIPITHGLSK from the coding sequence ATGCCGCTGAACGATGGCCATGCACCGCGCGCCCGGCTCGAGCTCGATCGCCTTGCCCGGCGCACGGCGCGGGTGTACTCGCTCGCGTGGTCGGCGGCGCTGGTCGCCCTTGCGACCTTCGCGGTGGTGGCATTCGGTCGCGCGCGCGATGCCGACTTCGACGCGCGCCTCGCCGTTCATGCGACGGCCGTGTATGGCCTGACCTATTTCGATGCGCAAGGCCGCTACCATGTCGAGCCACTCGTGCGTGAGCCCGACATCGTGCACGGACCTTTCGACATTTACGTCGTCGACTCGGACGACAAGACGTTGCTCTATGCCACCGAGCCCCGGCGGTACGCCATCGATCCCAACGATCTGCATGCGGCGCCGCACGATGCGGTGCTGGCCAATGGGCAGCGAATTCGCGTTCTGACGAAGACGACCTTCGACGATGCGGATCGACCCCGGGCTACCATCGTGGTCGCAGGCGATCCCGCACCGCATCGCGCCGAGCAGACGCGTTTCACCGTGTGGATCGTGATGGCCACCGCGGCTCTTGCCGCGCTCGGCGTGCTCGTGGCGCGCGTCATGACCGAGCGAACGCTCCGTCCGGCGCGCCGCGCCTTGGAGGTGCGGGAGCGCTTTCTTCAAACGGCGGCGCACGAGTTGCGAACACCCGTCACCGGGCTCGTCGCCGCCGTCGAAGCGGGCTCCGTCGAAGGGCCCATTGCCAAGCTAACGCACGAGGCATCGCGGGTGCTGGAGCAGGTGCTCGCCTATGCGCGGCTCGACGCGGATCTCACCGAGGTGCACGCCGAGCCGTTGCGATTGGACCTTCTGGTCGAGTCGCTCGCCAGCGAGGACATCGCCATCGAGGCGGAGCCCTCCATCGTGCGCGGCGACCCACGTCTCCTCGAAGTGGCGATTCGCAATTTGCTCTCGAACGCAGAACGCCACGGGGGCGGCGTGCGTGCCGTTCACGTCGCCAATGGGCGCGTATCCGTGCGCGATGCGGGTCCGGGTTATCCGGCAGGAGGCAGCCGCGGCTGGGGCCTTGGCCTCGGTATCGTTCAACGCATTGCCGCCATTCACGGCGGTACGTTTTCGTTGCGCAACCACCCGGACGGTGGTGCCGTGGCCACGTTCGAAATACCGATTACGCATGGTCTATCCAAATGA